The following are encoded together in the Erpetoichthys calabaricus chromosome 16, fErpCal1.3, whole genome shotgun sequence genome:
- the sbk3 gene encoding uncharacterized serine/threonine-protein kinase SBK3 isoform X1: MTSLLLEEMCHLTAQSLSTFEVSDHFRVIKQLGQGSYGKVMLAVHKGKGTPMALKLFRKSNTSKLSFLREYTISLCLSSHPCIIGVFGIVFQSLRLYGFAQEVAIHGDLFEIIVPQVGVPESSARKVLVQLIQALDFLHGKGLVHRDVKPENVLVCVPDCSRVKLSDFGLTKPRGSRIHGTSGPVPYSAPELTISEEEEKAQHGTTPRLLAEPSLDCWALGVLLFCILTGNFPWEKTSCSDPLYREYKTWFDSQEVHHGDPLADHTEAGESSSPSSRVGDDGGQEGQTRMTAPTQFSSFTTLALSLFKGLLTPDAKARAAPKEVLQYFGGAWVKDKAREGIELGTKTQSRNSEVAECRPSSFSCAVQTGQKWTQL, from the exons ATGACATCTCTACTGCTTGAAGAGATGTGTCACCTCACAGCTCAGTCTCTGTCCACCTTCGAGGTGTCGGACCACTTCCGGGTCATCAAGCAGCTGGGCCAGGGCTCCTATGGAAAGGTAATGCTGGCTGTGCACAAAGGAAAAG GCACCCCCATGGCACTGAAGCTTTTCCGCAAGAGCAACACGTCCAAGCTCTCGTTCCTTAGGGAATACACTATCTCACTCTGTCTGTCCAGTCACCCCTGTATCATCGGAGTCTTTGGAATTGTTTTCCAGTCACTGCGGCTCTACGGGTTCGCCCAGGAAGTGGCCATCCATGGTGACCTGTTCGAAATCATCGTACCTCAG GTTGGGGTACCAGAAAGCAGTGCCAGGAAAGTCCTTGTCCAGCTCATTCAGGCCCTGGATTTTCTGCATGGGAAGGGGCTGGTCCATCGTGACGTGAAGCCAGAGAACGTCCTGGTTTGTGTGCCTGACTGCTCTCGGGTCAAGTTGTCTGACTTTGGACTCACAAAGCCACGTGGATCCCGGATTCATGGGACATCGGGGCCTGTCCCTTACAGCGCCCCTGAATTGACTATctcggaggaggaggagaaggcgCAACATGGTACCACACCTCGCCTACTGGCCGAACCAAGCTTGGACTGCTGGGCACTTGGCGTCCTCCTCTTCTGTATTTTAACTGGGAACTTTCCCTGGGAGAAGACAAGCTGTTCAGATCCATTATATCGGGAGTATAAAACATGGTTTGACAGTCAAGAGGTGCATCACGGTGATCCACTGGCAGATCACACAGAAGCAGGAGAATCTTCAAGCCCCTCCAGCAGAGTGGGAGATGATGGAGGTCAAGAAGGACAGACCAGGATGACCGCTCCTACCCAGTTCTCCTCCTTCACCACCCTCGCCCTCTCACTTTTCAAAGGACTCTTGACACCTGATGCTAAGGCTAGGGCAGCCCCTAAGGAGGTCCTTCAGTATTTTGGGGGTGCCTGGGTGAAGGATAAAGCAAGGGAAGGCATAGAGCTGGGTACAAAAACACAGTCACGCAACTCAGAGGTGGCGGAGTGCCGGCCTTCATCTTTCAGCTGTGCCGTACAGACGGGACAGAAGTGGACTCAGCTGTGA
- the sbk3 gene encoding uncharacterized serine/threonine-protein kinase SBK3 isoform X2 yields MALKLFRKSNTSKLSFLREYTISLCLSSHPCIIGVFGIVFQSLRLYGFAQEVAIHGDLFEIIVPQVGVPESSARKVLVQLIQALDFLHGKGLVHRDVKPENVLVCVPDCSRVKLSDFGLTKPRGSRIHGTSGPVPYSAPELTISEEEEKAQHGTTPRLLAEPSLDCWALGVLLFCILTGNFPWEKTSCSDPLYREYKTWFDSQEVHHGDPLADHTEAGESSSPSSRVGDDGGQEGQTRMTAPTQFSSFTTLALSLFKGLLTPDAKARAAPKEVLQYFGGAWVKDKAREGIELGTKTQSRNSEVAECRPSSFSCAVQTGQKWTQL; encoded by the exons ATGGCACTGAAGCTTTTCCGCAAGAGCAACACGTCCAAGCTCTCGTTCCTTAGGGAATACACTATCTCACTCTGTCTGTCCAGTCACCCCTGTATCATCGGAGTCTTTGGAATTGTTTTCCAGTCACTGCGGCTCTACGGGTTCGCCCAGGAAGTGGCCATCCATGGTGACCTGTTCGAAATCATCGTACCTCAG GTTGGGGTACCAGAAAGCAGTGCCAGGAAAGTCCTTGTCCAGCTCATTCAGGCCCTGGATTTTCTGCATGGGAAGGGGCTGGTCCATCGTGACGTGAAGCCAGAGAACGTCCTGGTTTGTGTGCCTGACTGCTCTCGGGTCAAGTTGTCTGACTTTGGACTCACAAAGCCACGTGGATCCCGGATTCATGGGACATCGGGGCCTGTCCCTTACAGCGCCCCTGAATTGACTATctcggaggaggaggagaaggcgCAACATGGTACCACACCTCGCCTACTGGCCGAACCAAGCTTGGACTGCTGGGCACTTGGCGTCCTCCTCTTCTGTATTTTAACTGGGAACTTTCCCTGGGAGAAGACAAGCTGTTCAGATCCATTATATCGGGAGTATAAAACATGGTTTGACAGTCAAGAGGTGCATCACGGTGATCCACTGGCAGATCACACAGAAGCAGGAGAATCTTCAAGCCCCTCCAGCAGAGTGGGAGATGATGGAGGTCAAGAAGGACAGACCAGGATGACCGCTCCTACCCAGTTCTCCTCCTTCACCACCCTCGCCCTCTCACTTTTCAAAGGACTCTTGACACCTGATGCTAAGGCTAGGGCAGCCCCTAAGGAGGTCCTTCAGTATTTTGGGGGTGCCTGGGTGAAGGATAAAGCAAGGGAAGGCATAGAGCTGGGTACAAAAACACAGTCACGCAACTCAGAGGTGGCGGAGTGCCGGCCTTCATCTTTCAGCTGTGCCGTACAGACGGGACAGAAGTGGACTCAGCTGTGA